In Notolabrus celidotus isolate fNotCel1 chromosome 22, fNotCel1.pri, whole genome shotgun sequence, one genomic interval encodes:
- the chrm5a gene encoding muscarinic acetylcholine receptor M5a encodes MEGETMLNSSVNTSTMDINLVSHSLWEVITIATVSAIVSLITIVGNVLVMLSFKVNSQLKTVNNYYLLSLAAADLIIGVFSMNLYTSYILMGYWALGNLACDLWLALDYVASNASVMNLLVISFDRYFSITRPLTYRAKRTPKRAGIMIGLAWLVSLVLWAPPILCWQYFVGKRTVPEKQCQIQFFSEPVITFGTAIAAFYIPVSVMTILYCRIYKETEKRTKDLAELQGINFTTDQGVPQPQKTIIRSCFSCKLRSTSQDRTQASWSSSSRSNAAKSTVTTNDEWSKAGQLTTFNSYASSEDEERPVSPGAFQTSFRNQACETVKSGVGSESEQLSSYEEDSFFQTPPKSNSQKSGKGVSYKFKPVVKDTHAEHHSKNGDTKMASSTFSSAESMSVPSTSSTSKPIDGSLKNQITKRKRMVLIKERKAAQTLSAILLAFILTWTPYNIMVLISTFCSDCIPVSLWHLGYWLCYVNSTVNPMCYALCNKTFQKTFRMLLLCQWKKKRIEEKLYWYGQNPVVSAKLT; translated from the coding sequence ATGGAGGGAGAGACCATGTTGAACTCCTCTGTTAACACCAGTACCATGGATATCAACCTCGTCTCCCACAGTCTCTGGGAGGTGATCACCATAGCGACTGTGTCAGCTATTGTTAGCCTGATCACCATTGTGGGAAACGTCTTGGTGATGCTCTCCTTTAAGGTTAACAGCCAGCTGAAGACAGTGAATAATTACTACCTGCTGAGTCTGGCGGCTGCTGACCTTATCATTGGTGTCTTCTCCATGAACCTGTACACCTCATACATCCTGATGGGATACTGGGCCTTAGGAAACCTGGCCTGTGACCTCTGGTTGGCACTAGACTATGTAGCCAGTAATGCCTCTGTCATGAACCTGCTGGTGATCAGTTTTGACAGATATTTCTCCATCACTAGACCACTGACCTACAGGGCCAAACGGACTCCCAAACGAGCCGGGATCATGATCGGGCTGGCCTGGCTGGTGTCACTTGTTCTGTGGGCCCCACCTATTCTCTGCTGGCAGTACTTTGTAGGAAAAAGGACGGTCCCTGAGAAGCAATGCCAGATCCAGTTTTTCTCTGAGCCTGTAATAACCTTTGGGACTGCAATCGCTGCCTTTTATATCCCCGTATCAGTCATGACAATCCTCTACTGTCGGATctataaagagacagagaaaaggacCAAAGATCTGGCCGAGCTGCAGGGGATTAATTTCACAACAGACCAAGGGGTTCCCCAGCCTCAAAAGACCATTATCAGATCGTGCTTTAGCTGTAAATTAAGATCAACTTCACAAGACAGGACTCAAGCCTCTTGGTCTTCCTCTAGTAGGAGTAATGCAGCAAAATCAACAGTTACCACCAACGATGAGTGGTCCAAAGCTGGTCAGCTGACCACCTTTAACAGTTACGCCTCCTCTGAGGATGAGGAAAGGCCAGTATCTCCAGGTGCATTCCAGACGTCCTTCAGGAACCAAGCCTGTGAGACCGTCAAAAGCGGTGTGGGCAGTGAGAGTGAGCAGCTCAGCAGCTACGAAGAGGACAGCTTTTTCCAGACGCCGCCAAAAAGCAACTCTCAGAAGAGCGGCAAAGGCGTCTCCTACAAGTTCAAGCCTGTGGTCAAAGACACTCACGCGGAGCACCACAGCAAGAACGGAGACACCAAAATGGCCTCGTCAACCTTCTCCTCGGCTGAGTCCATGAGCGTTCCATCCACTTCCTCCACGTCGAAGCCCATAGATGGCTCGCTGAAGAACCAGATCaccaagaggaagaggatggtgCTGATCAAAGAGAGGAAGGCGGCTCAGACTCTCAGCGCCATCTTGCTGGCTTTTATCTTGACTTGGACGCCGTATAACATTATGGTGCTCATTTCCACTTTCTGCTCAGACTGCATCCCCGTCTCGCTCTGGCACCTGGGATACTGGCTGTGCTACGTCAACAGCACCGTCAACCCCATGTGCTATGCTCTCTGTAACAAGACTTTCCAAAAGACCTTCCGCATGCTCTTACTCTGCCagtggaagaagaaaaggatTGAGGAGAAGCTGTACTGGTATGGACAAAACCCTGTGGTTAGCGCAAAACtgacatga
- the zgc:194887 gene encoding fibrinogen-like protein 1-like protein, with product MKSSRYWLASPALLLLLCVAGVNMEHLQAENLNLIPPDQHNLVLNTGMKGLPRDCYEMLMTSSGKARDGVYLIKPGNSPIVAYCAMQEGGWTVVQHITVNSSVNFDQTWAEYKHGFGVLTGDHWLGNEYLHQLTRGPGRYKLGVKLVDRDAITKLGEYDPVLVEDESSAYRLRLGLFQGTAVDALTLDTENYLHDNQKFTTKDRDNDNYFQNCAKLEFQGVPGGGWWYDACAGANLNRRNVIYWQKDCNKERLCKYAWLMVRPSDTVKLVYSGDCKKDEL from the exons ATGAAGAGCTCAAGATACTGGCTGGCATCGCCtgccctgctgctgcttctctgtGTGGCTGGAGTTAACATGGAGCATCTCCAAGCTGAGAACCTGAACCTCATTCCCCCAGATCAACATAACTTGGTCCTAAACACTGGAATGAAAG GGCTGCCCAGAGACTGCTATGAAATGCTAATGACTTCTTCAGGGAAGGCCAGAGATGGCGTGTACCTGATAAAACCAGGGAACTCTCCCATCGTGGCGTACTGTGCCATGCAGGAGGGGGGCTGGACTGTGGTGCAGCACATCACTGTCAACAGCAGCGTGAATTTCGATCAAACCTGGGCTGAGTACAAGCAcggttttggggttttgactGGTGATCATTGGCTTGGGAAtgaatatctccatcagctcacCCGTGGTCCTGGCCGTTACAAACTGGGAGTAAAACTAGTCGACCGAGATGCTATCACCAAGCTAGGGGAGTATGACCCTGTCTTGGTGGAGGATGAGTCATCGGCGTACAGGCTGAGGCTAGGTTTGTTCCAGGGCACAGCTGTAGATGCTCTGACTCTGGATACTGAGAACTACCTGCATGACAACCAGAAATTCACCACTAAAGACAGAGACAATGACAACTACTTCCAAAATTGCGCAAAGCTGGAGTTTCAGGGGGTCCCAGGAGGAGGTTGGTGGTATGACGCCTGTGCTGGCGCCAACCTCAATCGCAGGAATGTCATCTACTGGCAAAAGGACTGCAACAAGGAGCGACTGTGCAAGTATGCATGGCTAATGGTGAGACCCTCAGACACAGTAAAACTGGTTTACAGTGGAGACTGCAAGAAGGATGAGCTGTAA
- the LOC117806096 gene encoding KATNB1-like protein 1: MDSNSEDGESQNLGHALHRDETPYRVTYTHGRNTKHEEYDKNEDNFIKKRNPVSRSGSGRLKRVVSCKRKTYHMAVARRKQIVSGRTYDAANKENEMNCLQDMHQEIFDMDPWDFPLSVNNNHKTGRTGSEQADYCTLTELTRDHSTMTDVLFGRNLRLKVSLTLWQRNVGELLTYFLRIQDIGVLVDFLPLISKSIEEDSPRISIGCCVDLFPLVKKVLTNPYEEYLNVGLKWIHSVLINWCEELRASGFSGSTTDKNFQLFNQQLLDLWHQEPSLKFVPGTAGDMAKVVDSFLSQLT; this comes from the exons ATGGACTCCAACAGTGAAGATGGAGAGTCCCAAAATCTTGGCCATGCCTTACATCGTGATGAAACCCCATATAGAGTGACGTATACTCATGggagaaacacaaaacat GAGGAGTACGATAAGAATGAGGataactttatcaaaaagag GAATCCAGTGAGTCGCTCTGGCAGCGGCAGACTGAAGCGGGTAGTGTCATGTAAGAGGAAGACCTATCACATGGCAGTGGCCCGGAGGAAGCAGATAGTGAGTGGGAGGACTTATGATGCTGCAAACAAGGAGAATGAGATGAACTGCTTGCAGGACATGCACCAGGAGATATTTGACATGGACCCTTGGGACTTCCCTTTAAGTGTCAATAATAACCACAAGACTGGAAGAACTGGTTCTGAACAAGCAGACTACTGTACGCTCACTGAG CTCACACGGGATCACAGCACTATGACTGACGTGCTCTTTGGAAGAAACCTGAGACTAAAAGTGTCtttgacactgtggcagagaaATGTTGGAGAGCTGTTGACATACTTTCTAAG AATCCAAGACATTGGCGTGTTAGTTGATTTTCTCCCACTGATAAGCAAAAG cattGAGGAGGATTCTCCAAGGATCTCCATTGGCTGTTGTGTTGACCTATTCCCTTTAGTTAAGAAAGTCCTCACTAATCCATATGAAGA GTATCTGAATGTTGGCTTAAAGTGGATACATTCAGTTTTGATAAACTGGTGTGAGGAGCTAAGAGCAAGTGGCTTTAGTGGATCAACGACAGATAA aaATTTCCAGCTTTTTAATCAGCAATTGTTggatttatggcatcaggaacCATCATTGAAGTTTGTTCCAGGTACTGCAGGAGACATGGCAAAG GTCGTTGATTCCTTTCTGTCTCAGCTTACCTGA